From Streptomyces sp. Edi4, one genomic window encodes:
- a CDS encoding DUF397 domain-containing protein yields the protein MGSLAGHTRSGWDKPELDLTKAEWQSSSQGAGDVQIAFVEGYIALRNSRSPGSSPLIFGPAEWRAFVINAKDGEFDLT from the coding sequence CTGGGGAGCCTCGCGGGGCACACCCGTTCCGGCTGGGACAAGCCGGAGCTCGATCTCACCAAGGCCGAGTGGCAGTCGAGCAGTCAGGGGGCGGGGGACGTCCAGATCGCCTTCGTCGAGGGATACATCGCCCTGCGCAACAGCAGGAGCCCCGGCAGCTCGCCGCTGATTTTCGGCCCGGCGGAGTGGCGGGCCTTCGTGATCAACGCCAAGGACGGTGAGTTCGACCTCACATGA
- a CDS encoding thiolase domain-containing protein, protein MSKEPVAVVGVGQTKHVAARHDVSIAGLVREAAQRALEDAQLSWSDIDAVVIGKAPDFFEGVMMPELYLADALGAVGKPMLRVHTAGSVGGSTALVASNLVAARVHATVLTLAFEKQSESNAMWGLSLPVPFTQPLLAGAGGFFAPHIRAYMRRTGAPGTVGSLVAYKDRRNALKNPYAHLHEHDITLEKVQASPMLWDPVRYSETCPSSDGACAMVLTDRAGAARAPRPVAWVHGGAMRSEPTLFAGKDFVSPQAGKDCAAEVYRQAGVTDPRREIDAVEMYVPFSWYEPMWLENLGFAAEGEGWKLTEAGVTELDGDLPVNPSGGVLSTNPIGASGMIRFAEAALQVRGLAGEHQVEGARKALGHAYGGGSQFFSMWLVGAEPPTR, encoded by the coding sequence ATGAGCAAGGAACCCGTGGCCGTCGTCGGGGTCGGCCAGACCAAGCACGTGGCCGCCCGGCACGACGTCTCCATCGCCGGACTCGTCCGGGAGGCGGCCCAAAGGGCGCTCGAAGACGCCCAGTTGTCGTGGTCCGACATCGACGCCGTGGTGATCGGCAAGGCGCCGGACTTCTTCGAGGGCGTGATGATGCCGGAGCTCTACCTCGCCGACGCGCTCGGCGCGGTCGGCAAACCCATGCTGCGGGTGCACACCGCGGGTTCGGTCGGCGGCTCGACCGCCCTCGTCGCCTCCAACCTGGTCGCCGCCCGCGTCCACGCCACCGTCTTGACCCTCGCCTTCGAGAAGCAGTCCGAGTCCAACGCCATGTGGGGCCTGTCCCTGCCGGTGCCCTTCACCCAGCCGCTGCTCGCGGGGGCGGGCGGCTTCTTCGCCCCGCACATACGGGCCTACATGCGGCGCACCGGCGCCCCCGGCACCGTGGGCTCCCTCGTCGCGTACAAGGACCGCCGCAACGCCCTGAAGAACCCCTACGCGCACCTCCACGAGCACGACATCACCCTGGAGAAGGTCCAGGCCTCCCCGATGCTGTGGGACCCGGTCCGCTACTCCGAGACGTGCCCCTCCTCCGACGGCGCCTGCGCGATGGTCCTCACCGACCGGGCGGGCGCGGCCAGGGCGCCGCGACCCGTGGCCTGGGTGCACGGCGGCGCGATGCGAAGTGAGCCGACGCTGTTCGCGGGCAAGGACTTCGTGTCGCCCCAGGCCGGCAAGGACTGCGCGGCCGAGGTGTACCGCCAGGCCGGCGTCACCGATCCGCGCCGCGAGATCGACGCCGTCGAAATGTACGTCCCGTTCTCCTGGTACGAGCCCATGTGGCTGGAGAATCTGGGCTTCGCCGCCGAGGGCGAGGGGTGGAAGCTCACCGAGGCGGGCGTCACGGAACTCGACGGGGACCTGCCCGTGAACCCCTCGGGCGGCGTCCTGTCCACCAACCCCATCGGCGCCTCCGGCATGATCCGTTTCGCTGAGGCCGCGCTCCAGGTGCGCGGCCTCGCGGGCGAACACCAGGTGGAGGGCGCCCGCAAGGCGCTCGGCCACGCCTACGGCGGCGGCTCCCAGTTCTTCTCGATGTGGCTCGTCGGCGCCGAACCCCCCACCCGCTGA
- a CDS encoding thiolase domain-containing protein gives MAPTSPARDVAIVAFAQSDHRRRTDELSEVELLMPVLHQVLDATGLKTSDIGFTCSGSSDYLAGRAFSFTMALDGVGAWPPISESHVEMDGAWALYEAWVKILTGEAETALVYGYGKSSPGEVRDVLTRQLDPYYVAPLWPDSVALAALQAQSLIDAGDTDEPALAAIAARSRDAASVNPHAQVRGSRPQGDYLVRPLRTGDCPPVGDGAAAVILAAGDRARELCARPAWIRGMDHRIEAHALGVRDLTDSPSTRLAAERAGAFERPVDTAELHAPFSSQEVVLRKALRLGDDVSVNPSGGALGANPVMAAGLIRLGEAAARVHRGDSDRALAHATSGPCLQQNLVAVLEGES, from the coding sequence ATGGCGCCCACCTCTCCCGCCCGGGACGTGGCGATCGTGGCGTTCGCGCAGAGCGACCACCGGCGCCGCACCGACGAACTGTCCGAGGTCGAGCTCCTGATGCCGGTGCTGCACCAGGTCCTCGACGCGACCGGCCTGAAGACCAGTGACATCGGGTTCACCTGCTCGGGTTCGAGCGACTATCTCGCCGGGCGGGCCTTCTCCTTCACCATGGCGCTCGACGGGGTCGGCGCCTGGCCGCCGATCTCGGAGTCCCACGTGGAGATGGACGGCGCCTGGGCGCTGTACGAGGCATGGGTGAAGATCCTCACCGGCGAGGCCGAAACCGCGCTCGTCTACGGGTACGGCAAGTCCTCGCCCGGCGAGGTCCGCGACGTGCTGACCCGCCAGCTCGACCCCTACTACGTGGCGCCGCTCTGGCCCGACTCGGTCGCGCTCGCCGCCCTCCAGGCGCAGTCGCTCATCGACGCGGGAGACACCGACGAGCCCGCGCTCGCCGCCATCGCCGCCCGCAGCAGGGACGCCGCATCGGTCAACCCCCATGCTCAGGTGAGGGGTTCACGCCCGCAGGGTGACTATCTGGTGCGTCCGCTGCGCACCGGTGACTGCCCGCCGGTCGGTGACGGCGCGGCCGCCGTGATCCTCGCCGCCGGCGACCGGGCCCGTGAGCTGTGCGCGCGCCCCGCCTGGATCCGAGGCATGGACCATCGCATCGAGGCGCACGCGCTCGGCGTGCGCGACCTGACCGACTCGCCCTCCACGCGCCTGGCCGCCGAACGGGCCGGGGCCTTCGAACGGCCCGTCGACACCGCCGAGTTGCACGCCCCCTTCAGCTCGCAGGAGGTCGTCCTGCGCAAGGCGCTGCGGCTCGGTGACGACGTCAGCGTGAACCCGTCGGGCGGCGCGCTCGGCGCCAACCCTGTCATGGCCGCCGGGCTCATCAGGCTCGGCGAGGCCGCCGCCCGCGTCCACCGGGGGGACTCCGACCGGGCCCTCGCGCACGCCACGTCGGGACCCTGCCTCCAGCAGAACCTGGTCGCCGTCCTTGAGGGGGAGTCATGA
- a CDS encoding OB-fold domain-containing protein, with the protein MAAAPSSDVLRAPLVVEFPFTRSLGPVQSAFLTGLRERVVLGVRTGGGKVLVPPVEYDPVTAEEITDLVEVAPTGTVTTWAWNPAPRRDQPLRRPFAWVLVRLDGAGTSLLHVLDAPGPDAVRSGMRVRIRWAEERAGAITDIACFEPYEGADTGRQPAPHSGEFGDPVTGIVAPARLDYTYSPGRAQSAYISGLSARRTIGERCPSCQKVYVPPRGACPTCGIATRERVEVGPAGTVTTFCIVNIKAKNLDIEVPYVYAHIALDGAGLALHGRIGGIPYDQVRMGLRVEPVWSEGGRYPDHYRPTGEPDADYDTYKELI; encoded by the coding sequence ATGGCCGCCGCCCCCTCGTCCGACGTGCTGCGTGCGCCGCTCGTCGTGGAGTTTCCCTTCACCCGGTCCCTCGGACCGGTGCAGAGCGCGTTTCTCACCGGGTTGCGCGAACGGGTCGTGCTCGGGGTGCGGACCGGGGGCGGGAAGGTGCTCGTGCCGCCCGTCGAGTACGACCCCGTCACCGCCGAGGAGATCACCGACCTCGTCGAGGTCGCCCCGACCGGCACCGTCACCACCTGGGCCTGGAACCCCGCGCCGCGCCGCGACCAGCCGCTCCGCCGGCCCTTCGCCTGGGTGCTCGTGCGCCTGGACGGCGCCGGCACCTCCCTGCTGCACGTCCTGGACGCGCCGGGGCCCGACGCCGTGCGCAGCGGGATGCGCGTCCGGATCCGGTGGGCCGAGGAGCGCGCGGGCGCCATCACCGACATCGCCTGCTTCGAACCGTACGAAGGAGCGGACACCGGGCGTCAACCCGCCCCGCACAGCGGCGAGTTCGGCGACCCGGTCACCGGCATCGTCGCGCCCGCCCGCCTCGACTACACCTACAGCCCCGGCCGCGCCCAGTCCGCGTACATCAGCGGCCTGTCCGCGCGCAGGACCATCGGCGAACGCTGTCCCTCCTGCCAGAAGGTGTACGTGCCGCCGCGCGGCGCCTGCCCGACCTGCGGCATCGCCACACGCGAGCGGGTGGAGGTCGGTCCCGCCGGCACCGTCACGACCTTCTGCATCGTCAACATCAAGGCCAAGAACCTGGACATCGAGGTGCCCTACGTCTACGCGCACATCGCGCTCGACGGCGCGGGCCTTGCCCTGCACGGCAGGATCGGGGGCATCCCCTACGACCAGGTCCGCATGGGGCTCAGGGTCGAACCCGTGTGGAGCGAAGGCGGCCGCTACCCCGACCACTACCGCCCCACGGGCGAGCCCGACGCCGACTACGACACGTACAAGGAGCTGATCTGA